Below is a window of Nicotiana tabacum cultivar K326 chromosome 19, ASM71507v2, whole genome shotgun sequence DNA.
gcgacgtgcaacccgatccatataacctcacatagctcacagctcgacactcaggccctatctcagtcactaatcTCTCCAGCCCCTCAGACTCATAGAATATCATCATGatcagcccaaacagagaatacaacaagtatcaacaaaaacTGAGAAGGAAGAGAGAtgtaacacacaagtaagaccatgactgagtacaagaaaacaattagcagtcaattcaataACTATACGACTtatgcgggtcccaacagtagtatcatatggcctaagcatggtttctaacatgaaaggcagtcaactgctcaaagacaaggaaaaacaagtaataacaatggctattcgactttaaagtctcacgggacggaccaagtcataatccctcgTGGTGCACactcacacgcctgtcacctagcatgtgcgtcacctccaaacactcATATCGTATCAactctcggggtttcataccctcaaaactagatttaagattgttacttacctcaaaccgaacAAATCTCTGCTttgaaatgcctttgcctctcagatcggtctccaaacatcccgaatctagacacaagtagaacaatacaatcaatataggctgaaaggatcaattccacaagaaaagtactaaattatagccaaaaatccaAATTGGCCAGAACCCGGCTCCCAGGCCCACGTCCCGAAATCCAAAAAAAGTCACAAaatcgaaagcccattcactcacgagtctaaccataccaaatgtactcaaatccgataacaaaatctcattcaaatcatcaaaatcccaactcaagagtTTTCCCTCTTTTTCTCCAATTTCtcatcccaaatcacaaattagatgataaaattaaagataaaatcatgggatttaaccaaaaccaagtaagaatcacttaccccaatcaactccacgaaaatcccttcaagaatcaccCAATTCCGTGTTCTCTGGCTCAAAATAtgcaaaatgggttcaaaccctcgtttttgaaattaatattgcCTGCCCAAATATCctatcgcgatcgcggaacattCCTCGCGATCGTGAAGTACAACTATGATGCCCCACATttttaccctacgcgatcgcggaatcACTCACACAATCGCGGATCACTGCCTCTcatacctacgcgatcgcatagagcattgGCCACACCTCCCCTCCTGCTCAAatccttctacgtgaacgcgaccttagccatgcgttcgcgaagcacatctTTGCACACATATGCGATCGCGTTCCTAACTctacgatcgcatagaacaagCTCACCTCTGCCCCAAAttagcttacgcgatcgcgaatgaatACCGGCGATCGcatacaaggaaaccagaaccttCTGAAACCAGAACTTCAGCTATCAAGTCAAGtacaaaaatgatccgttaagcatctaaAACTcatccgaggttcccgggacctcaaccaaatataccaatcaatcctaaaataccatacgaatttagtcgagccttcgaaacactcaaaacaacatcaaaacaccaattacacccggattcaagcctaaagaatttctaaactttcaaatgccacaaacgatgtcgaaatctacaaaccacgttcgattgacctcaaaatttgcacacaagtcaaattcaatattaaggacctattccaacttccggaatcggaatctgaccccgatatcaaaaagtcaacccccggtcaaacttcccaaaattcgactttcgtcatttcaagcctaagttAGCTACAGGGCTCAAATTCACagtctgaacacgctcctaagtccaaaaccatccaacagagctaacggaaccgacggaactcctttccggagtcgtcttcacacacttccgactacagtcaaaattctaagacttaagcttccattttagggactaagtgtcccaaaatactccgaaatcaaaaacaagacctcccggcaagtcacataagcagaaacagatacgggaAAAACAGTAAATAGATGGTCGGGGCTAATACaatcaaaatgatcggccgggtcattacacttgAATATGACCAAAATTCTTCGTGGTTCGGGTCTACTTACATACGTCGAGCGGCTCAAGCCATAGCCCGAAAGCACGGGGTATTTACATTGATGAAACTTATTCTCTTTGATTTGTTGACCTCTAATCCTTACGACACTTTCTCAACATTTTTTAAACTTAGCATAACCACTTATAACCTCAAGAATAATCGTGTTCTTGAACTTATGTccattaacttacgacaaaataAACGTACAAATGTACGGGAGGTACAAATGTACGGGAGGTAACAAAAGGCAAGCTGGCCTGATTTCCTTGAATTATCACGCTATATAACATTTTAAAAGCATTGCATGGCtcatttcaaaaagtcaactcttctaaaaaaaaaaacattcctGGTGTTAATTGGTATTATGAAccattaaaatattaaaatatcgTCGGATATGGCTTCCACGCCATCAATTAGCTCACTATCCCCAGCCTTCATAACACAATGTTCACGTATTCTtgtttttatttcaaaatataaaaagaagttaaggataATGTTGTTTTTGGGGTACGTAGACTTCACATCACAAAAGACACAACGTTACACGCCTGACGCCATCACGTCGAGAATGAACATTCCATCTACCgaatggaaaaaaagaaaaagaaaaagaaaaaaagcactCCATCCTTTTTCACatgttataatattttttaaacgTTCTAATAGATTGAAAGTTTAATATCCATGTGAGACAAGAACAGAACGTTGTGAAGTGGCTAATATGAAAATTAAAGCAATCATTTCTCCAGTTAACTACAaatcgaaaaatattaaaaagaaataaagaaaggttaaaaaaaatattacttctcTTGTTTGAGGTTTTCTAAGTTAAcgttttaacttttaaccactaAAACTAAaacggaaaaaaaaattaaaaaaaaaaaaagaagctttaTGTTAAATACTGAGCAATTGACCTTGGAAGAAAACGTCTATATCCTTTTTCTACTAAATGGATTGAATACATTCTAATTTATGACAATGGCTTCGCTCCGCATTGCTCTATATACAAATGAGAAAGAAATGAGAGgcctatttttaaatttttaatagaTCTATTGATGAACTTtgcgaagaaaaagaaaaggaagcctAAATTAAGCTTGGCATTTCAATTTTGGTAGCATGTTATCGATTAGCCATCTTGCCAACCATTTGTAGGCTTGTTGTGTCAAATGAATTCCGTCCCAACTGATGTAAGTACTAGGGTCGGTACAAATTTGCAGTCCTGGAGCTCCACATATTCTATTTTTGTCGTAATTATATTTTTCTCCTATTCCACAACAAGCCTTCAGTAGAGAGTTTTTGTCAAAACCTGCACATTTCAATCAAAATATATGTAATTGCATGAGATATTCTACTGGGGTGGATTTACACGTATTGTATTGAAAGGAGTTCATGTTAGGTGTTTATCCttattttcttatcatatttgaTTTTTCTATCTCTTGAAGGAAGggcaacatatttaccataattggttttacattttacaaaaacaaaaatataattcttccatattttGATAGTCTTtttttttggaggaaaaaatattttagacttctataaattgaggattctTCTTTCTCATTTAGCAGCATCCACAACGTAGTCCATAAGGGATTTGAGAATCTTGTTTAGGAGGGAGTTTTTGTGAGACAAGTATTATGTTGTCACTTGTGTGtgcctctttgtgaggttgttctctcgatatattgtactctcttttatatagttgATTGCTCATCTGCACctgtggacgtaggtcaattgaccgaaccacgttaaatgtttgtgtttcTTTTGATATATTTATCTTCTGTTGTCTAATTTATCGTCGTTGAAAATTTATTTTACTAGCTTCCGTATGATACCTAATCATTTCGATATATAGTTTAATTGACTTCCCTTTAGAAAATTATACCACGCAATATATAACTTGTTGAACCCCTTGACATTAgggaagtctataacacatgttTAAATCTCATGCGACGTATTCTTACATTTTTCTAACTCTTTTGTTAGAATTGTTGGCTCTGGCAACCGCCACTGTTTTAGTTTCTTGATCACTTTGGTGTTACTTTCTCAAATGTTATTGCATTTTACGAACTTTATTTTTGGAGAGTGCAGattgatcatttcaataagggtGCTCGGGACGAAAAATGGGTGGAAAAGGAATCaatttatcaaaagaaaaaaaaatgttatgTGGACAAATTcttgttaaaagaaaataaactaaGGTTAAAAATAGAAAGAATGTTATTTTGAGTACTTACCAAGATTTGCGGCATTTTGTAGAAGCCAGAGATAGGCATTGTAGTAGTCACCATAAACCAATGTAATATTTGGATGTCCTTTCTTCAGCTCTTGAATGGCTTTTTGCAAATGATGATTGTAGAGAATTGCCAAGTCATTTAGATCTTTCAAGCAATGATTATCATCGTACGCAGTTGAATTATTGGTCAAAAACGTTGTTAGCAAATTTGGTATACAACCAATTGGGAAATTTCCAGGAATGACAATTCGGACAGCTCCAAACCCAATGATAGTCTGAAAGAGGTAATGAATTAATTAGCAAAATGTTTCTAATCAAAGGCAACTAAAATGTCTTTCTATTAATGCTCGTGATACTGTACTAGTGGTAAAAATTAGATAACTTGTACCCGATATAGTTATAAATCAAGTTAATTTAACTCTAAAGAGAAACATCAGTCTCAAATTGAGATGAAAAATATACATATGGATCCAATAGAtctttgtggtccggcccttttcTGGACCTTGCGCATAGAATAAGCTTAGTACACCGGACTATCTTTTTAAGTGTTATAATTTATGCGAAATACATATATCATGCATTTATTGATTTGCTGCAAATATTGGTGAATAGACGTAAACATTAATGCTCGTGATTATTTGTCTAAGGCAACCAAACATCTTTCGTGAGTTTCACATACTAAAAACAGAGAAAATGGAAAGCGTACTTTAACAGCATTGACAATGGTCTGAACAACTTCAGGGACCATAGCTCTAAGTTCCTCCATTGCTTTACCTTGCAATAAACTATAATTAAACTCATTTCCTCCTATTTCTCCAACCAGGAAAAGTGCCTTCTTTAGGTCTTCTGAGCATTCTAGCaaagacaaaagaaaataaataagtaaaaacaaaaaacaCTATTCTGTAATTAATGAATGACCAAACAATATCGTTTCCTTttgaaaaaatttcgaaaatataATTACCAGTAGAGCAAGTGGATTTGAAATGAGAAGACATCCAATCAAGTTGCACATTTAATGAACTATTGGTTACTGAATTAGAAATCTTCTTCTCAGCCATGATTTCACCTGGCAAAACAGTAGCTCCTGCTACTGCGAAATTTGCACCATGTGTGAAATTTCCATTCTGATCCTTGTAGGGATTTAGGAAAGGAAGACCACATTCCAATGCTGTATAATAAGATAGCTTCAAATATCCATTAAAAAGTGTGACATATAGTCATTGACATTAAATAACTAAATGTAATTATTAGGTCAGCTAagaaaaaatcatcaataaaaatagTGATCTTTCACTTTATTATGACTTTACTAATACAACGGGTTAAGTTCAGCGCATGAAATTAACCCTAAATTTAAGGCCAGTTAACTTTTCAAGAAAATGGAAAATCCTAGAGAATATTGAAGTTGTGTACGCAACTTCAAGAAATTAATAATGTCAAATTTTAGCTTTTCTTGACCTAGTCCATCTCAGTCCAAGAAACTTTTAGGCTGATCAATGATCCGCCCATTTATTGACTTGTTCTATTTTGACCctgttgaaattgtcaaaagtcccacatcggtggatgacaattttgaatgggaatttcaccctataaaaggaggcttaatgtttaggatttaaacacacctctcatttgcctttttatcttcttaaggcatttgtatcctCTCtgtttagtattatttcacttgtaattttggaatggaataaaatattgattgtgtccgaggaagtaggcaaaattggcagaacctcgtaaattctggtgttcttttattgttgtcttattgtcttgtttattatttagtggttgtcataatttttggtatagtagttgtgactcattcacactatatacatttggcttctgcaacaattggtatcagagccaaggtactgtctaagtatgctctgtggttgcagcatagtctgatcttccacatcagaaaagatctatcttggtaactgagtcaaggttctgtccgAGTAtactctgtggttgcagcttagtctgatcttccacaccagaaaggaa
It encodes the following:
- the LOC107784079 gene encoding GDSL esterase/lipase At5g03980, with the translated sequence MALTIRVLDLLRVLSIVSFLVLLQFLQKTDAQVLIPQVPTLMKCKFDKIYQLGDSLSDTGNFIRESLVGAFSPFAKLPYGENFFQNKSTGRCSDGLLMSISYVTLFNGYLKLSYYTALECGLPFLNPYKDQNGNFTHGANFAVAGATVLPGEIMAEKKISNSVTNSSLNVQLDWMSSHFKSTCSTECSEDLKKALFLVGEIGGNEFNYSLLQGKAMEELRAMVPEVVQTIVNAVKTIIGFGAVRIVIPGNFPIGCIPNLLTTFLTNNSTAYDDNHCLKDLNDLAILYNHHLQKAIQELKKGHPNITLVYGDYYNAYLWLLQNAANLGFDKNSLLKACCGIGEKYNYDKNRICGAPGLQICTDPSTYISWDGIHLTQQAYKWLARWLIDNMLPKLKCQA